TAGGCGAAACCACAAGAATACCAATTATATTCCTGCTCGAACTAAAAAGTAACTTCATACTAGTTACTGCTATCGCTACAACAACTACTGATGTCCAGAAAATATTTTTTTGTATTGTTGTAACTGTTGGTATCATTGTTACCGTTTCTCGATGTCGATACAACGACCTAACTATGATCCAAGTTACCATGAGTAATCCGAATATAGAAAACGAATGCTGCAATATTTTATAAAGAGTGAAATTATAAATCACTATATCCCTTAATGGGGGAAATTGTTCTACAAAGTAACCATTGAAATGTGTAAAACCATCGATGAACACGTGAGTAAAGAAACCAATAATCACAGATATGATGAACACTACCCAGCCCTTAGAGGTCAATCTCCACTTGCTCAAGGTATTGTACGCTCGTTGATCTATATTATAGTTCGAAGGAAGATGCAATATTAATATCTCCTTAACTATAAAATGGAAAATTAGTGCAATAATCACACATAGGGGAATTGCCTGTAAAAATAATCCTGTTATAGAATGCCCTATACTTTGATGGGGCTCAAGCATAATAAAATATTCAAAATCAGGTGACATACTTCCTAGAATCAAGCCGGTAGCACTAAAGTATTTTGGGTTCACATATTTAAAAGGAAGTGCAAAAATAGGATGAGCAAAAGTGAAAGGCATAACAATCTCCTAGTGTTTATTATATTTTTTTAGCAACAAAGGTTATACAATCTGTTGTCAGTTTTACGGGGTGGCCTTTTCTATCAATTTCATATTCTATTTGTTTTACAAATCGTTGTTTAACTTCCCATCCAGTGTACTGCTGAACTAATAAATCAATCATTCTTTCTGTAGGTATATTCACTTCAAACATCGGGTCTAGTTCTTGTCCATTTTCAAGGTTTACCTCTTGTATGTTCGATCCGATAATAATGCAATTGATTCCATTTCTTTTAGTTCCAATAATCATTTCGTTAAGTTTACTTTCCAGAGCTTTTTCCGAACTTATATGTTCCAAGGCAGATACAGCTAAGATAATGTCATATTCCTCTTGATCGATAATGAAATATTCAATGTCAGATAGTCTTGTTACAATAAATGGTTCGACTCCAAATTTTCGACTATAACCTTCCAATTTTTCTATGGCCGACTCCAATAAATCAACACAAACTACCTTCCCATTTCTATTTTTCATGGATTCCGCTATGGGGATACTATTCCTACCAATCCCAGCTCCTAAATCTAATACACTTAAGTATTCTTGATCTCTGTATTCTTCTAATAGATCGATTACCGTTTTTACGGGTCTATGTAGCCAGGAACCTGGCTCGAACAAATTATAACTATCGTAACACAAGTCATGATATCTCTTCTCTTCAGTTCTTATATTCGCTACTCTGTCCATTTCACACCTCGAGCTTTCCTTATTACATATTTTCAACTAAGCATTGTACTGCGTTCAAATAAAACCTAAAATACTACATATATAGGTTTTTTTAATATTACACACTATGAACCCCCTATGATAATGAAGGAGATGGTTAACGTAGAGCCTACTCTTCTACCACATCATAGCTATATCCACGCGACGGAGCTAGCTATTCAATACATGAAGGAGCATCTTGATGAAGAAGTAACTTCAGAGCAACTCGCTCATCTAGTCGGTTATAGCGCCTATCACTTCACTAGAATATTTAAGAAGGCAACAGGAATTTCACCACGCCAATACTTGTCCGCCTTGCGGATTGAATCTGGTAAACAAGCGCTGCTGAAACAACCTTCGTTGCTAACGAAGATTATGCTCTCGATAGGCTTCCGAAGTGCCGGCTCCTTCCATCATCGGTTCAAGCAATTCGTCGGCCTATCACCTAAGAAGTTTGCAGCCACTTCGTCTGAGTTATTCTCCCATATGAATCAATATGAACACACACCCTTAACATCTGATACATTGCCATCCTCACCACAAATGTGTATTCACTGTCAACTAGAGACACCACCGGATTTTCGCGGTCTATTATTTGTAGGTTTATTTCCACGCCCCATTCCCGATCAGAAACCCATCGTCGGTACTGCGCTCAATATGCGCAATCGCGAATGCATATTTACCGATATCTCACCTGCTACGTATTACATACTTGCAGCAGGTATTCCATGGAGTCGTAATCCTGTTGACTATTTTAAGTTAGATACATGTTTGCGAGGGAAATTTGATGAGCCTGTTGAAGTGAATATTACAACGAAGTTGCACGTAAACATCCTCTTAAGAGATCCTCTCCCGCATGATCCACCAATCGTCGTTAATTTGCCGCTGTTATTGTTTGAGAAATTTAACCGAAAGCGAGCAAACTAGAAGACTTTACAAGCTGATTAATCACATATACTTAATCAAATTGACAGTAATCTTCCTGATAAGAGGTGACCAGATGAGTCTAGTATCACAAATCGTCGTTAACAGTAATCTAGAATTGGTATGGAAGGCATGGACTGAAGCGGATCTTCTATCGGAATGGTTTGCCCCAGAAGTATTAGTCGAATTGAAGGAAGGGAGGTGAAATTGAAAGCTTTTTCCGATGGTACACTTGTTACGATATGTCATTCGGGATGGACAGAATCTGAACCCTCACAAACCGCTAGAAGCTGGCATGAGCAGGCTTGGGCACAGATGCTTTCAAGTCTTAAGAGCAAGTTAGAGGCAGGTCAAGGAATATTGTGCTGTCAATAAATGATCCTATCCCTTGTTTGTGCACGTATTCTAACCTATTGGAGGAATAATTGTATGCCTAATATCAGTGTTATTTCTATTAACATAGCAGATATGACTGTAGCCATTGATTTCTATTGTAATAAATTAGGATTCGAAATCTCCACCCAATATGATGATTGCCTTATTAGCTTGAAGCACGAACCTATCCCGATTGTACTCTGTCAAGTGGAGCTCAATACTCAAGTTCAGTATCCAAGAGAATCACAAGTTGTAATTGGACTCCAAGTCGAGGACCTAGTCGCTTCTATTCAGCAATATAAGCTGCTTGGTATCAAAGTGCTATACGATGAACCTCGCGAGTGTCCTCCAGGCATCTATAGCGCCATTGTAGATCCGTTTGGCAATGTAATTGAACTGTTGGAATATAGATAATTAGTATAAACCGTTACTAGCATTTTCGAGTAGCAGTTTCTCTCATTGCTATGAGACATCGATCAATACATGGGAGCCAGTTCCATCTCCGATACGTGAATTGTGATTTGATACTGCTTCAAAGTAACGATGATTTCACAAAGCGGTTCGAAATCTCCAAGTAAAAAGCAAATCAAAGTCGCAATACGGTTGTTAGCTCTTCTTCAATAATTTCGCCGCTGTCACGGAAACCGAAACTTTCATAGAGCCTTTTAGCGGGCAAGTTATCAGCCTTATAAGAAATCCAACAATATTGTGCGGGGCCAGCCGGTAAAGTGCGGATAAATTCTAAAATTCTTGTCATGGCTTCTCGGCCGTAGCCCTGATTCTGGTATCGTTTATCAATCATTAGTCGCAAGATACAATAGCTATCATTTACAAAGGATGGCACTTCATATCCAGTAATACCATAAGTCATCATCACAAAACCAACCGGCTCTTCATCCGCGTAAATCGCAAACGGAAATGGATGACCACCATTAGTTACAAGGACATAACACGAAGCCATGCTTGATAAATTGGACGCTACGAAGCGACATTGATCGTCTGAAACCTCCAAATTGAAAATAGCACGTCGGTTTTCTAGTGTGATCTTTCTGAGAGTAATCATGCTGGGCTTCTCCCTTCATATCTGAATTATTGAGTTTGGATATTATATCATCATTTTCCATGTTTTGTGGCGATAGTCTGCCCACTAGCTAAAAAAGGCTACCGTTCAATCGGTAGCCAGGATAAAGCATTTATGTCTTTTATTTTCCTAGAAATCCGCCTTCAGACTTAATCACTTGCCCCGTAATCCACTGCGAATCATCACTCGCTAAGAAACTAATGCCTCTAGCTGCATCTTCTGGCAAACCGATTCTTCCCATTGGAAACATAGGCAAAAAATGAGTTTTCATCTCATCCGTTATCCACCCGGAATCCGTAGGAC
This genomic stretch from Paenibacillus sp. FSL H7-0737 harbors:
- a CDS encoding DUF4184 family protein, with protein sequence MPFTFAHPIFALPFKYVNPKYFSATGLILGSMSPDFEYFIMLEPHQSIGHSITGLFLQAIPLCVIIALIFHFIVKEILILHLPSNYNIDQRAYNTLSKWRLTSKGWVVFIISVIIGFFTHVFIDGFTHFNGYFVEQFPPLRDIVIYNFTLYKILQHSFSIFGLLMVTWIIVRSLYRHRETVTMIPTVTTIQKNIFWTSVVVVAIAVTSMKLLFSSSRNIIGILVVSPITGGCLGILFVSIVIRGLQKTK
- a CDS encoding class I SAM-dependent methyltransferase, with the translated sequence MDRVANIRTEEKRYHDLCYDSYNLFEPGSWLHRPVKTVIDLLEEYRDQEYLSVLDLGAGIGRNSIPIAESMKNRNGKVVCVDLLESAIEKLEGYSRKFGVEPFIVTRLSDIEYFIIDQEEYDIILAVSALEHISSEKALESKLNEMIIGTKRNGINCIIIGSNIQEVNLENGQELDPMFEVNIPTERMIDLLVQQYTGWEVKQRFVKQIEYEIDRKGHPVKLTTDCITFVAKKI
- a CDS encoding AraC family transcriptional regulator, whose protein sequence is MKEMVNVEPTLLPHHSYIHATELAIQYMKEHLDEEVTSEQLAHLVGYSAYHFTRIFKKATGISPRQYLSALRIESGKQALLKQPSLLTKIMLSIGFRSAGSFHHRFKQFVGLSPKKFAATSSELFSHMNQYEHTPLTSDTLPSSPQMCIHCQLETPPDFRGLLFVGLFPRPIPDQKPIVGTALNMRNRECIFTDISPATYYILAAGIPWSRNPVDYFKLDTCLRGKFDEPVEVNITTKLHVNILLRDPLPHDPPIVVNLPLLLFEKFNRKRAN
- a CDS encoding SRPBCC family protein is translated as MSLVSQIVVNSNLELVWKAWTEADLLSEWFAPEVLVELKEGR
- a CDS encoding SRPBCC family protein; this encodes MKAFSDGTLVTICHSGWTESEPSQTARSWHEQAWAQMLSSLKSKLEAGQGILCCQ
- a CDS encoding VOC family protein, which translates into the protein MPNISVISINIADMTVAIDFYCNKLGFEISTQYDDCLISLKHEPIPIVLCQVELNTQVQYPRESQVVIGLQVEDLVASIQQYKLLGIKVLYDEPRECPPGIYSAIVDPFGNVIELLEYR
- a CDS encoding GNAT family N-acetyltransferase, encoding MITLRKITLENRRAIFNLEVSDDQCRFVASNLSSMASCYVLVTNGGHPFPFAIYADEEPVGFVMMTYGITGYEVPSFVNDSYCILRLMIDKRYQNQGYGREAMTRILEFIRTLPAGPAQYCWISYKADNLPAKRLYESFGFRDSGEIIEEELTTVLRL